A single window of Periophthalmus magnuspinnatus isolate fPerMag1 chromosome 22, fPerMag1.2.pri, whole genome shotgun sequence DNA harbors:
- the sdsl gene encoding serine dehydratase-like, whose product MAGHFHINTPLLESTGMSKRMGTTVYLKMENSQPSGSFKIRGIGHLCQKLATQSKGVVCSSGGNAGMAAAYVARKMCVPATIIVPSSSPQLVVQRLQDQGATVRIVGKVWDDANTEALRLADVEGLTYVPPFDHPLLWEGHASMITEVACSLGQGVKPGAVVVSVGGGGLLCGVVQGLMSVGWVDVPVLAMETMGADCFNAAIKAGKVITLDDITSEAKCLGAKTVSEKAFEYSQSKELNIISELVTDQEALHAVEAFLDEERVLVEMACGAALASVYSGVINRLQKEGRLPLSLGPVVIIVCGGSSVDMQQLSLLRQKLQG is encoded by the exons ATGGCTGGGCACTTTCATATAAACACTCCTCTGCTGGAGAGCACCGGCATGTCCAAACGAATGGGCACCACTGTCTACCTGAAGATGGAAAACTCCCAGCCCTCTGGCTCCTTCAAGATCCGGGGAATTGGACACCTTTGCCAAAAG CTTGCCACTCAGTCAAAAGGGGTGGTATGCTCTTCAG GTGGCAATGCAGGTATGGCTGCTGCTTATGTAGCCAGAAAAATGTGTGTACCAGCTACTATCATAgttccttcctcttctcctcaacTGGTGGTCCAGAGACTACAGGATCAGGGGGCAACTGTTAGGATAGTAGGCAAG GTCTGGGATGATGCCAATACAGAAGCTCTTCGATTGGCAGATGTTGAGGGGCTCACATATGTTCCTCCATTTGATCATCCACTgctctg GGAGGGCCATGCCAGTATGATAACAGAGGTGGCCTGCTCCCTTGGGCAGGGGGTGAAACCTGGCGCAGTGGTGGTGTCTGTGGGTGGAGGGGGGCTGCTGTGTGGTGTCGTCCAGGGGCTAATGAGCGTAGGCTGGGTGGATGTACCGGTCCTCGCCATGGAGACCATGGGAGCCGACTGTTTCAACGCTGCAATTAAAGCCGGCAAAGTGATCACCTTAGACGACATCACCAG TGAGGCAAAATGCCTCGGAGCGAAAACAGTGAGTGAAAAGGCCTTTGAATACAGCCAGTCCAAGGAACTTAACATAATTTCGGAATTGGTCACAGATCAGGAAGCCCTGCACGCTGTCGAAGCATTTCTTG ATGAGGAACGTGTATTGGTAGAGATGGCATGTGGAGCTGCCCTTGCTTCTGTCTATAGTGGAGTTATAAATCGGCTACAAAAAGAAG GTCGCCTGCCACTTTCTTTGGGTCCTGTGGTGATCATTGTTTGTGGAGGCAGCAGTGTGGACATGCAGCAACTATCCCTCCTCAGGCAAAAACTTCAGGGCTGA